From the Serratia nematodiphila DZ0503SBS1 genome, one window contains:
- a CDS encoding glycoside hydrolase family 1 protein, which translates to MNGKFPQHFLWGGAVAANQVEGAYQADGKGLSTSDLQPQGIFGAITPRTAGDSGIKDVAIDFYHRYPEDIALFAEMGFKCLRTSIAWTRIFPQGDEETPNEAGLAFYDRLFDEMAKYDIQPLITLSHYEMPYGLVKRYGGWGDRRTIDFFERYARTVFERYKHKVKHWLTFNEINMSLHAPFTGVGLPPESDKSAIYQAIHHQLVASAKAVKACHEIVPEGKIGNMLLGGILYPLSCKPEDLLETQRQNRDWLFFGDVQARGYYPAYMQRFFRENGIEVAITEEDRRTLRETIDFISFSYYMSGCVTADPEQYETARGNILDMVPNPHLASSEWGWQIDPIGLRYLLNVLYDRYQKPLFIVENGLGAKDRVEADGSINDDYRINYLNDHLVQVAEAIDDGVEVMGYTSWGPIDLVSASKAEMSKRYGFIHVDRDDAGNGSLERRRKKSFYWYRDVIHSNGASLKDRR; encoded by the coding sequence ATGAACGGCAAGTTTCCGCAACATTTTCTGTGGGGCGGCGCGGTAGCGGCGAACCAGGTTGAAGGCGCGTATCAGGCCGACGGCAAGGGGCTGTCGACTTCCGATCTGCAGCCGCAGGGCATCTTCGGCGCCATCACGCCGCGTACGGCGGGCGACAGCGGCATCAAGGACGTGGCGATCGATTTCTATCATCGCTATCCGGAAGACATCGCGCTGTTCGCCGAGATGGGCTTCAAATGCCTGCGCACCTCGATCGCCTGGACGCGCATTTTCCCGCAGGGCGACGAAGAGACGCCGAACGAAGCCGGGCTGGCGTTTTACGATCGGCTGTTCGACGAGATGGCGAAGTACGACATTCAGCCGCTGATCACGCTGTCGCACTATGAAATGCCTTACGGCCTGGTGAAACGCTACGGCGGCTGGGGCGATCGGCGCACCATCGACTTCTTCGAGCGCTACGCGCGCACGGTGTTCGAACGTTACAAGCACAAGGTCAAACACTGGCTGACCTTCAACGAGATCAACATGTCGCTGCACGCGCCTTTCACCGGCGTCGGTCTGCCGCCGGAGAGCGACAAGAGCGCCATCTATCAGGCGATCCACCATCAGCTGGTGGCCAGCGCCAAAGCGGTGAAGGCCTGTCACGAGATCGTGCCGGAGGGCAAAATCGGCAACATGCTGCTGGGCGGCATTCTGTATCCGCTGAGCTGCAAGCCGGAAGATCTGCTGGAAACCCAGCGGCAAAACCGCGACTGGCTGTTCTTCGGCGACGTGCAGGCGCGCGGCTATTACCCGGCCTATATGCAACGCTTCTTCCGTGAAAACGGCATTGAGGTGGCGATCACCGAGGAAGATCGGCGAACGCTGCGTGAAACCATCGATTTCATCTCGTTCAGCTATTATATGAGCGGCTGTGTCACCGCCGACCCGGAGCAGTATGAGACGGCGCGCGGCAACATTCTCGATATGGTGCCGAACCCGCATCTGGCCAGCTCGGAGTGGGGATGGCAAATCGACCCGATCGGGCTGCGCTACCTGCTCAACGTGTTGTACGACCGCTATCAGAAACCGCTGTTCATCGTCGAAAATGGATTGGGCGCCAAAGACCGCGTCGAGGCCGACGGCAGCATCAACGACGATTACCGCATCAACTACCTCAATGATCATCTGGTGCAGGTGGCGGAAGCGATCGACGACGGCGTCGAGGTGATGGGCTACACCAGCTGGGGGCCGATCGATCTGGTCAGCGCTTCGAAGGCCGAAATGTCGAAGCGCTACGGCTTCATTCACGTCGACAGGGACGATGCCGGCAACGGCAGCCTCGAGCGCCGCCGCAAGAAGAGTTTCTACTGGTACCGCGATGTGATCCACAGCAACGGCGCCAGCCTGAAAGACCGACGCTAA
- a CDS encoding MFS transporter — MKINFPLLALAVGAFGIGTTEFSPMGLLPTIAKGVDVSIPMAGMLISAYAVGVMVGAPLMTLLLSHRARRSALIFLMAIFTLGNVLSAVAPDYTTLMLSRIITSLNHGAFFGLGSVVAASVVPKEKQASAVATMFMGLTIANIGGVPAATWLGETIGWRMSFLATAGLGVIAMLGLWFSLPKGSAGARPDVKRELSVLVRPQVLSALLTTVLGAGAMFTLYTYISPVLQHITDATPLFVTSMLVLIGVGFSIGNYLGGKFADRSESATLKGFLLLLVVIMLVIPFLARSEIGAAVSMVIWGAATFAVVPPLQMRVMRVASEAPGLSSSVNIGAFNLGNALGAAAGGAVVSAGLGYSFVPVMGAIIAGLALLLVLFTHRQAEKVAYANG, encoded by the coding sequence ATGAAAATTAACTTTCCCTTATTAGCCCTGGCGGTGGGGGCGTTCGGCATCGGCACGACCGAGTTTTCCCCGATGGGGTTGCTGCCGACCATCGCCAAAGGGGTGGACGTCTCCATCCCGATGGCCGGCATGTTGATCAGCGCCTACGCCGTCGGCGTGATGGTCGGCGCACCGCTGATGACGTTGCTGCTTTCTCACCGGGCACGCAGAAGCGCGCTGATCTTCCTGATGGCGATCTTTACTCTGGGTAACGTGCTGTCGGCCGTTGCGCCTGACTACACCACCCTGATGCTGTCGCGCATCATCACCAGCCTGAACCACGGCGCGTTCTTTGGCCTCGGATCGGTGGTGGCCGCCAGCGTGGTGCCGAAGGAGAAACAGGCCAGCGCCGTGGCGACCATGTTTATGGGCCTGACCATCGCCAATATCGGCGGGGTGCCCGCCGCGACCTGGCTGGGTGAAACCATCGGCTGGCGCATGTCGTTCCTGGCGACGGCCGGGCTGGGCGTGATCGCCATGCTGGGGCTGTGGTTCTCGTTGCCGAAAGGCAGCGCCGGCGCACGCCCTGATGTGAAACGCGAGTTGTCGGTATTGGTGCGCCCTCAGGTGCTGTCCGCCTTGCTGACGACCGTGCTGGGCGCGGGCGCGATGTTCACGCTCTATACCTATATCTCGCCGGTGTTGCAGCACATCACCGATGCGACACCGCTGTTCGTGACGTCTATGCTGGTGTTGATCGGCGTCGGTTTCTCCATCGGCAACTACCTCGGCGGCAAGTTCGCCGACCGCTCCGAAAGCGCGACGCTGAAAGGCTTCCTGTTGCTGCTGGTGGTCATTATGCTGGTGATCCCGTTCCTGGCGCGCAGTGAAATCGGCGCCGCAGTCAGCATGGTGATTTGGGGCGCGGCGACCTTTGCCGTGGTGCCGCCGCTGCAGATGCGCGTGATGCGTGTCGCCAGTGAAGCGCCGGGGCTGTCGTCTTCGGTCAATATCGGTGCCTTTAACCTGGGCAATGCGCTGGGCGCCGCCGCCGGTGGCGCGGTAGTCTCCGCCGGGCTGGGATACAGCTTCGTACCGGTGATGGGGGCGATTATTGCCGGATTGGCGCTGCTGCTGGTGCTGTTCACCCACCGTCAGGCCGAAAAAGTGGCCTACGCCAACGGTTAA
- a CDS encoding alkene reductase translates to MLFDSYSLNGLSLNNRIVMPPMTRSRAGAGDVATDMMAEYYAQRASAGLIVSEGTQISQQGQGYAWTPGIYTPEHIAGWKKVTDAVHQAGGKIFAQLWHVGRVSHTILQPGHAAPVSSSAIQADGVKVFVDVEGRGPEHGVGEMVQHSAPRALTREEIPAIVNDYAQAARNAIAAGFDGVELHGANGYLINQFIDSRENQRDDEYGGSLQNRLRFLREVAQAVADAIGKEKLGVRLAPLTTLMGSQDDTPEATYLAAASVLNDIGAAYIHIAEADWDDAPVMPAAFKESLRLIFRGTLIYSGKYTRERAEEALAKGWADLIGFGRPFIANPDLPHRLQHGLALNAPIKEKFFGGSREGYTDYPAIG, encoded by the coding sequence ATGCTTTTTGACTCGTATTCTTTAAACGGTTTATCGCTGAACAATCGCATCGTCATGCCGCCCATGACCCGCTCTCGGGCCGGCGCCGGCGACGTCGCCACCGACATGATGGCTGAATATTATGCCCAGCGCGCCAGCGCCGGGCTGATCGTCAGCGAAGGCACGCAGATTAGCCAGCAAGGCCAGGGTTATGCCTGGACGCCCGGCATTTACACCCCGGAACACATCGCCGGTTGGAAAAAAGTCACCGACGCCGTACATCAGGCCGGCGGCAAGATCTTCGCGCAGCTTTGGCACGTCGGCCGCGTGTCGCATACCATTCTACAGCCTGGCCACGCCGCGCCGGTCTCCTCCTCCGCCATCCAGGCCGATGGGGTCAAGGTATTTGTGGATGTCGAAGGCCGCGGGCCGGAACATGGCGTGGGTGAAATGGTGCAACACTCCGCACCGCGCGCCTTAACGCGGGAAGAAATTCCGGCGATCGTCAATGACTACGCTCAGGCGGCCCGCAACGCCATCGCCGCCGGTTTCGACGGCGTAGAGCTGCACGGCGCGAATGGCTATCTGATCAATCAGTTTATCGACTCGCGGGAAAACCAGCGCGACGACGAATACGGCGGTTCACTGCAAAATCGCCTGCGTTTCCTGCGGGAAGTGGCGCAGGCGGTAGCGGACGCCATCGGCAAAGAGAAACTGGGCGTGCGTCTGGCGCCGCTGACCACCCTGATGGGCTCGCAGGACGACACCCCGGAAGCCACCTATCTGGCGGCGGCCAGCGTGCTGAACGATATCGGCGCCGCTTACATTCACATCGCCGAAGCGGACTGGGATGACGCCCCGGTGATGCCGGCGGCGTTCAAAGAATCACTGCGCCTGATTTTCCGCGGCACGCTGATTTACTCGGGCAAATACACGCGTGAACGCGCTGAAGAAGCGCTGGCCAAAGGCTGGGCGGATCTGATCGGCTTCGGCCGCCCGTTCATCGCCAACCCGGATCTGCCTCACCGCCTGCAACACGGGCTGGCGCTGAATGCGCCCATTAAAGAGAAATTCTTCGGCGGCAGCCGGGAAGGCTACACCGATTACCCGGCGATCGGGTAA
- a CDS encoding NAD-dependent epimerase/dehydratase family protein yields MTLRTELGRILITGAGGRVATAFRQAMGNRYALRLAERDVSLLHDLQPGDEVISFNIADLDACRAACANIDTVLHLAADPSPDADFCGSLMDNNILGTFNIFRAAKDAGCRRVVFASSAQAVEGYPLDYQIRPDDAPKPKNLYGASKAFGEGIAAYFAHQEGLSALSVRIANFTTLSPGDRLSARDMSAFLSHRDAADLLERCIRVEGVQYAVVHGVSNNRYTRLSLEETRRLLGYAPQDDAFSLLGFE; encoded by the coding sequence ATGACGTTGCGGACTGAGTTGGGACGGATTCTGATCACCGGCGCCGGCGGCCGGGTAGCCACGGCGTTTCGCCAGGCGATGGGCAATCGCTACGCGCTGCGGTTGGCGGAAAGGGATGTCAGCCTGCTGCACGATCTGCAGCCCGGCGACGAAGTCATCAGCTTCAACATCGCCGATCTCGACGCCTGCCGCGCGGCCTGCGCCAATATCGACACCGTGTTGCACCTGGCGGCCGATCCCTCCCCCGATGCCGACTTTTGCGGTTCGTTGATGGACAACAACATTCTCGGCACTTTCAATATCTTCCGCGCGGCGAAAGACGCCGGCTGCCGCCGGGTGGTGTTCGCCAGCAGCGCGCAGGCGGTGGAAGGCTATCCGCTCGATTACCAAATCCGCCCGGATGACGCGCCGAAACCGAAAAACCTGTACGGCGCCAGCAAGGCGTTCGGCGAAGGCATCGCCGCCTACTTCGCCCATCAGGAAGGGCTTTCCGCCCTGTCGGTGCGCATCGCCAACTTCACCACCCTCAGCCCAGGCGATCGGCTCAGCGCCCGCGACATGAGCGCGTTTCTCAGCCATCGCGACGCCGCCGATCTGCTGGAGCGCTGCATTCGTGTCGAAGGGGTGCAATATGCGGTGGTGCACGGGGTTTCCAATAACCGCTACACGCGTTTATCGCTGGAAGAGACCCGTCGCCTGCTCGGCTACGCCCCGCAGGACGATGCGTTCAGCCTGCTCGGCTTTGAGTGA
- a CDS encoding nucleotidyltransferase domain-containing protein translates to MALIPTVTAFPLQQAFIPLLEALTAGLPRQFPALIHSIYLYGSVARGEALPGVSDLDITLLLIKPADSGALQRLEAWRQAFQLEQRIVSKVDFDIGSVDEALAPEHHDSWGFWLKHHCRCLWGEDVSAAFSLFRPDRRIALAVNADLRPALARYREQLLQARTVSDERRLKREAARKLIRATNMLRAEGSPFWPITLTDYAEQLLALYAEQRDEMDYWLAHAAGEANDADFSDRMMQFLDWIEAQKKITPA, encoded by the coding sequence GTGGCGTTGATTCCCACGGTGACGGCATTTCCGCTGCAGCAGGCCTTTATCCCGCTGCTGGAGGCGCTGACGGCGGGGCTGCCGCGCCAATTCCCGGCGCTCATCCACAGCATTTACCTCTACGGCAGCGTCGCGCGCGGCGAAGCCCTTCCCGGCGTGTCCGATCTGGACATCACGCTGTTGCTCATCAAGCCGGCCGATAGCGGGGCGTTGCAGCGCCTTGAGGCGTGGCGGCAAGCCTTTCAGCTGGAGCAGCGGATCGTGAGCAAGGTCGACTTTGACATCGGCAGCGTTGATGAAGCGTTGGCGCCGGAGCATCACGATTCCTGGGGATTTTGGCTGAAGCATCACTGCCGATGCCTGTGGGGCGAAGACGTGTCCGCCGCTTTTTCGCTGTTTCGTCCCGATCGGCGCATCGCGCTGGCGGTCAATGCTGATTTACGGCCCGCGTTGGCGCGTTATCGGGAGCAACTGCTGCAGGCAAGGACGGTATCGGATGAGAGGCGCTTAAAGCGCGAAGCGGCCAGAAAGCTGATCCGCGCCACCAATATGTTGCGCGCCGAGGGGAGCCCGTTCTGGCCGATAACGCTAACCGACTATGCCGAACAGCTGTTGGCGCTTTATGCAGAGCAGCGCGATGAAATGGACTATTGGTTAGCGCACGCGGCAGGGGAGGCGAATGACGCGGATTTTAGCGACAGAATGATGCAATTTCTTGACTGGATCGAAGCACAGAAAAAAATAACGCCGGCTTGA
- a CDS encoding DUF962 domain-containing protein — MRSLEDHLAAYAAYHRDARNIATHFIGIPLIVISLLALLSRPAWGAGGLPFSPACAAVIVSALYYLRLNLRLGIMMLALLLLCLVFGAWVASLSTAAWLSIGIGGFVIGWLFQFVGHFWEGRKPAFMDDVTGLIIGPLFVLAEACFLAGGLRELQRNIELRAGKVRSGRG; from the coding sequence ATGCGAAGTCTGGAAGATCACCTTGCCGCTTATGCCGCCTATCACCGCGATGCGCGCAATATCGCCACGCATTTTATCGGTATCCCCCTGATCGTCATCAGCCTGCTGGCGCTGCTCTCCCGGCCGGCGTGGGGCGCGGGAGGGCTGCCATTTTCGCCGGCCTGCGCGGCGGTTATCGTCTCGGCGCTCTATTACCTGCGGCTGAACCTGCGCCTTGGCATCATGATGCTGGCGTTGCTGCTGCTGTGCCTCGTGTTCGGCGCCTGGGTGGCGTCGCTGTCGACGGCGGCGTGGTTGAGCATCGGCATCGGCGGCTTCGTCATCGGCTGGCTGTTTCAGTTTGTCGGGCATTTCTGGGAGGGGCGAAAACCGGCGTTTATGGACGACGTGACGGGCCTTATCATCGGCCCGCTGTTCGTGCTGGCGGAAGCCTGCTTCCTGGCCGGTGGGCTGCGCGAACTGCAGCGGAACATCGAACTGCGAGCGGGCAAAGTGCGCAGCGGGAGGGGATGA
- the bglF gene encoding PTS beta-glucoside transporter subunit IIABC: MKYDTLASEILAGVGGRDNVKSLVHCATRLRFKLRDDSRANAAALKKNPGVIMVVESGGQFQVVVGNHVAEVFDAVNRVGGLAEGAPSDDAGGKKDNLLSRFIDLVSGIFTPLLGVMAASGILKGFLALSLACGWLLESGGTFKMLFAASDALFYFFPIMLGYTAGKKFGGNPFVTMALGGALTHPLMIAAFEAAQQPGAVREYFFGIPLTFINYSSSVIPIIFAAWVSCRLEPLCNRVIHSALRNFITPLLCLAITVPLTFLLIGPAATWLSHLLANGYQSIYAFNPIIAGAFMGAMWQVCVIFGLHWGLVPLMINNLSVLGRDTMVPLLLPAVMGQVGATLGVMLRTRDAKLRALSASAIGAGIFGITEPAVYGVTLPNKRPFIFGCIGGALGGAVIGYFHTSVYSFGLVSVFTFAQIIPGGGIDATVWGAIGGTLLSFVFAALASYLFGVAPAEEAAAQPEAAAPLNRKQAILSPIAGDIVPLDQVNDATFASGLLGKGVAIAPQQGRVVAPVSGSVASLFKTKHAIGIESDDGAEILIHVGIDTVKLDGAHFTAHVREGERVAPGDLLIEFDQAAIQAAGYDTTTPIIISNSDDYVDVLTSGLSPVQEQAPLLTLLR; encoded by the coding sequence ATGAAATATGACACATTAGCCAGTGAGATTTTGGCCGGCGTCGGTGGCCGCGACAATGTGAAAAGCCTGGTGCATTGCGCTACCCGCCTGCGTTTCAAGCTGCGCGACGACAGTCGCGCCAACGCGGCAGCGCTGAAGAAAAATCCGGGCGTTATCATGGTGGTGGAGAGCGGCGGTCAGTTCCAGGTGGTGGTGGGCAACCACGTGGCGGAGGTGTTCGACGCGGTCAATCGGGTCGGCGGGTTGGCCGAAGGCGCGCCGAGCGACGACGCGGGCGGCAAAAAAGACAACCTGCTCAGCCGCTTCATCGATCTGGTGTCCGGCATTTTTACCCCGCTGCTCGGGGTGATGGCCGCTTCGGGGATCCTGAAAGGCTTCCTGGCGCTGAGCCTGGCCTGCGGCTGGCTGCTGGAGAGCGGCGGCACCTTCAAAATGCTGTTCGCCGCCAGCGACGCGCTGTTCTACTTCTTCCCGATCATGCTCGGCTACACCGCCGGGAAAAAATTCGGCGGCAACCCGTTCGTCACCATGGCGCTCGGCGGCGCGTTGACGCACCCGCTGATGATAGCGGCCTTCGAAGCGGCGCAGCAGCCGGGCGCGGTGCGCGAGTATTTCTTCGGCATTCCGCTGACCTTCATCAACTACAGCTCGTCGGTGATCCCGATCATCTTCGCGGCCTGGGTGTCCTGCCGCCTGGAGCCGCTGTGTAACCGGGTGATCCACAGTGCGCTGCGCAATTTCATCACGCCGCTGCTGTGCCTGGCGATCACTGTGCCGTTGACCTTCCTGCTGATCGGCCCGGCGGCAACCTGGCTCAGCCACCTGCTGGCCAACGGCTATCAGAGCATTTACGCCTTTAACCCGATCATCGCCGGCGCCTTTATGGGGGCGATGTGGCAGGTGTGCGTGATCTTCGGCCTGCATTGGGGATTGGTGCCGTTGATGATCAACAACCTGAGCGTGCTGGGGCGCGACACCATGGTGCCGCTGCTGTTGCCGGCGGTGATGGGGCAGGTCGGCGCCACGCTGGGCGTGATGCTGCGCACTCGCGACGCCAAACTGCGGGCGCTGTCCGCTTCAGCCATCGGCGCCGGCATTTTCGGCATCACCGAGCCGGCGGTGTATGGCGTCACGCTGCCGAACAAACGCCCATTCATCTTCGGCTGCATCGGCGGCGCGCTGGGCGGCGCGGTGATCGGCTACTTCCATACCTCGGTCTACTCGTTCGGCTTGGTGAGCGTGTTCACCTTCGCGCAGATCATCCCCGGCGGCGGCATCGACGCCACGGTATGGGGCGCGATCGGCGGCACCCTGCTGTCGTTCGTGTTCGCCGCGCTGGCCAGCTATCTGTTCGGCGTCGCGCCGGCGGAAGAGGCCGCCGCACAGCCTGAAGCCGCCGCGCCGCTCAACCGCAAACAGGCGATCCTCAGCCCGATCGCCGGCGACATCGTGCCGCTGGATCAGGTGAACGACGCGACCTTCGCCAGCGGTCTGCTGGGGAAAGGCGTGGCGATCGCGCCGCAGCAGGGGCGCGTGGTGGCGCCGGTGAGCGGCAGCGTGGCGTCGCTGTTCAAAACCAAACACGCCATCGGCATCGAATCGGACGACGGCGCGGAGATTCTTATTCACGTCGGCATCGATACCGTGAAGCTGGACGGGGCGCATTTCACCGCCCACGTGCGGGAAGGCGAGCGGGTCGCCCCGGGCGATCTGCTGATCGAGTTCGACCAGGCGGCGATCCAAGCCGCCGGCTATGACACCACCACGCCGATCATCATCAGCAACAGCGATGATTACGTGGACGTGTTGACCAGCGGCCTGTCTCCGGTGCAGGAACAGGCGCCGCTGCTGACTTTATTACGCTAA